The Streptococcus mitis region TTCACAATGAAATCGTTATTAAATTCTTCTTTGACAGAAAATTGATGATCATTTAGAGTTAGAGCTTTCTGTCCTTTAACTCCCTCATTCTTGGCAAAGAGTCCGACCTCATTTCCTGATAGAGACAGTTTTTGACCAGTCATATTTTCATAATCTTTTTGATCAAATACCATGAAAACTGTTGTGGGTTGGACACGATTTTGTCCTTTTTCAAAAAGTGTTAACTTATTTCCTTCTTGGTTTGCAACACCAAAGTAAGTATAACGAAGCACTTCTTTCTCTTTAATCTTATAACCTTTGTCACTTGCAAACTGGCTCAAGAGTTTGTCCAAGTCTTCTTTTTCAACATTTTGCCCTGAAACCCCAAAATCATGAGGATTTAGAACTTTTTTAAAGCTTTCTGAGGCATTGAAAATACTAGTAGCTGCTGACATGGTAACCAAGACCATTGTTGATAAGATAGCGATAGTTGCTAGTCCAACCGCATTTTTCTTCATACGGAAAATCAAGTTAGACACTGAGATAAGGTTATTTGGTTGGTAATAATATTTCTTGTTTTTCTTTAAGATTTGAAGGAAAACGGTAATTCCTGCATTAAACAATAGATAAGTACCAAAGATAACCAGTAAAACAGCTAGGAAGAAAGTTGTTAAAGCTGTAAGAGGATCTTTTACAGTAAGGGCAAGATAATAGCCAATCCCTAAACTAATCGAACCAAGAATAGTTTGGAGAGGTAGGAAACGACCTTTTTTCTCACCACTAGCTTTCTCACGAGAGAGCTGGAGGGCATTCATACGGGCGATTCGAAGGGCATTCAGGAACATAAGGCCTAGGAAAATCAAACCGAAGACAACAAGTACTGCAATGACAACTTTCATCTGGAAGGTAGCGACCAGCTCAACCTTCAATTTCATCAGTTTGAGTAGGAAAGCGAAAATCAACTTGTCAAACAAGGCTCCAATACCGATACCTGCTCCAACGGTTAGAATCCCAAATAGTACTAACTCCTTAAAGGTCATACTGATCAGGTGACGTTTCTCCAAACCCAACATTCCATAAATCCCCAGTTCCTTGGAACGGTTTTTCATAACAAAACTATTGGCATAAAGGACGATAATGGCTGACGCAAGTGTGACGACAAACATACCAAATCCTAGAGTAGCTTGGATGGTTTCCCCTCCACGAATTTCTGCAATCTTGGGATTGAAGGTTAGGGAGTAAAAGAGATAGGTGACAGTGACTGCCAAGAGAACAGCCAGCGCAAAAGGATAGTAGAGTTTGCGGTTTTTAATCAAGTTCGATACCGCTAACTTATTGGTTAATCGAAACATACTAATTCACCTCGCTTGCCATGACAGTCAAGGTATCAGAGATTTCTTGGAACATCTGACGTTCTGTCTTCTCTCCACGGTAGATTTGGTTGTAAAGAATGCCGTCTTTGATAAAGAGTACACGTTTAGCTCTGCTGGCTGCTGCTGTGGAGTGGGTTACCATGAGAATGGTTTGGCCGCGCTCATTGATTTCATCAAAGACATCAAGTAA contains the following coding sequences:
- a CDS encoding ABC transporter permease — protein: MFRLTNKLAVSNLIKNRKLYYPFALAVLLAVTVTYLFYSLTFNPKIAEIRGGETIQATLGFGMFVVTLASAIIVLYANSFVMKNRSKELGIYGMLGLEKRHLISMTFKELVLFGILTVGAGIGIGALFDKLIFAFLLKLMKLKVELVATFQMKVVIAVLVVFGLIFLGLMFLNALRIARMNALQLSREKASGEKKGRFLPLQTILGSISLGIGYYLALTVKDPLTALTTFFLAVLLVIFGTYLLFNAGITVFLQILKKNKKYYYQPNNLISVSNLIFRMKKNAVGLATIAILSTMVLVTMSAATSIFNASESFKKVLNPHDFGVSGQNVEKEDLDKLLSQFASDKGYKIKEKEVLRYTYFGVANQEGNKLTLFEKGQNRVQPTTVFMVFDQKDYENMTGQKLSLSGNEVGLFAKNEGVKGQKALTLNDHQFSVKEEFNNDFIVNHVPNQFNILTADYNYLVVPNLQAFLDQFPDSAIYNQFYGGMNVNVSEEEQLKVAEEYEKYLNQFNAQLNTEGSYVYGSNLSDASAQMSALFGGVFFIGIFLSIIFMVGTVLVIYYKQISEGYEDRERFIILQKVGLDQKQIKQTINKQVLTVFFLPLLFAFIHLAFAYHMLSLILKVIGVIDTNMMLTVTLSICAVFLIAYVLIFMITSRSYRKIVQM